Part of the Citrus sinensis cultivar Valencia sweet orange chromosome 2, DVS_A1.0, whole genome shotgun sequence genome, ttatactatcgtgaattaattatcttttattttaaaaaaatttaaattatcttcatttatttttaaaagaaagttaaaaaaatggatGGAAAATGTCttcttaacaaaaaaaaatgtaaattaatgtttttttttaaaaaaaaagtaatttaaagataatcaATTTATGGAGGagtaatctaaaattaatccTTTCTAAAATCACCCGAACAGTCTCTATTTGGAAAACTCTGATATGCAGTAAcgcaatcatttttttttatcgtgGGATGCTTAATtgtatatatagatattttgTGTGATTATGATTGTAGTTGAACGACAATGCAGCATAGAGAGGAGAGCTCATGAGGTTGTCATAATTGACGGGATGGAGCCATTGAGGGAGGTAAATGAAAAGGACCCGCTAGAATgattaagtttaattaattatgattcatGATACATgacacaaattaaattaaaaatggttTCCCAGACTTTTTTATGcgttaacaaattaataatggtTCCGCAAACCATAGAATCTCTCcccaattttgttttcttttctttagctCCATTATTTTTACGAAGaactttgaaattaacagcttggaaatgaagaaaaggaaaatgtcAAGCCAAACATAAGAGAAGCTGTTAATTCACTCAGCAGTAGCTTACAATACCCCATTTTAGGCGTGAGATGACTTTGAACCAACACTATTAGGTGCAACTAAATGAGAAATGTCtgcattttcttctctttttaacTTTCTTGATCAAGGAGTTTAGTTgtgtcaaatttatttatctctaCCCCCCAGATAATGAATCCTAATAATGGTTGCCATCTCAGATCATTGTTTCTTAACTCGTTGCAACAACCCCAATCCAATCCCAATTAACAGGTCCTTCACACGCCAGAGATAATTATTGTCCAATATCCAGACAGGGAGAGCAAATTATGGTTACTTAACCActgaaaaatttttaatctccTCAAAATTGAAGGGAAAAACAAATAAGTCACAAAAGGGTTCCAGCCTGTTGCATGAGTTCCCGTTACAAATTAAGCAGAGGAGTAAACATCAACAGGCTGGTAGGGGGCTAAGTCTAGACATTAAACATTAGAAAGACAGCTATGATGATGGTGAAACATGCACATAACTAGCATGGCCCTCCATTCTATGTTCAAACAACATGCAGCTATCGATAGAGGCTCACTGGTGACTAGAACTGCAAAATCAACTCTGGCAAACATTATGGGCTACACGGCCAACAAAGGCGTATAAATTAATGGAGTCTTTATGTCATTTACCAACTTCTgtataatttgataaaaaggCTGGTAATAGTACAAGCAGATTTCTTCAAACAAGCAGTACTATGAAAATTAACATACCAATGTATGTGTTAGCAAGCAGTAGATTTCTAGCCAAGCTTACAGTGTAAGGTAAAAGTGCAACTGCTTGTGGAAGGCAGTTAAAAGAATAGAACTTCTTAGCAAAAAAACAGTCTATCACCTTTGTTATCTTCACCAAAGTTTTCTTCAACTTGTGCATGAAACACTTCTATTTAGAGGATATGCCATAGAAGAAATAATGAGGAAAGTCTCAAAAGTACATCATCAGCCATTAGTACCATGTTACCCCCCTCAATTTTGAAACAATGCAAGAGTAAGATAAGTTCAAGCTTAGTATATGTAAAGAGAGAAAAACACTTCATATTCATGTTCTATCCATGGACATCGACTTGATTAGAAGTAAGAAAATTCTGAACTCCAAATTCACGTGAGTGAACTAGTCAAGGGTTAGGAtctcaaaaataatatgaGCCCAATTATCATACAAAAGCAATGCCAACAACAGCAATCAGAAACAGATTCTACTCCTTGGCCTTTCTTTTTCTACCCCTGCTCATTAAGTTCACAAAACATAGTATCAAGTGTTTTGCCTAGAACCAAATGGATCAAGACCTGAAACCAAAAAATCAATCACTTCCCCATTTTCTCAAAACTCTCTCTTTAGCTGAAAGAAGGCTGTAGACTTCGTTCTTTGGACCACTTGGAGATGCCTTTTGCAGGAACCTTGATGTTATGAGAGTGAACGCATTTCTCATCCCTCGCAGAGCATACAACAGTGGGTTGAAAAAAACAGCTAGCATCACTTCACCTTTTGCAACAATAAGATACTGTAatgcaaaaaataaacttgtaaGAGAGTGATGACAGACTCTAATCATACACAACACACTTTTAAGAAAACTGCTTACCATGATAATAATACCTAGAACGGCAAGACTTGTTTGCTGTGTTTCTTGCCAAAAATGGTCACCGTTGGACCAACCAAACCGTCCTCCCCATCCAAACCAGCCTCCACCCCCAGCATCACCGCCACCACCAGCCTCCTCTCTTCTCTTAATCTCTTTGTCCcacttttcaaattcatttttctttccgCCAAGAGCACTCTCTAATGCCTTCCTTGCTTGTTCCTGCAACAATGAATATGGATACGGTACATCTACTGTGGAGAAAATACACCTTTAAActatatgaaaaagaaatttatattttcaaattctgaAATTCATGGGAATCAGACTTCGAGAAGTTGTATGCCCAAATGGATTCAATTGGAGTTAAATTCCATCATGCCCCTACGAGATTTATGGGCTTCAAGCATACTGAACAGGTaagtaaaatacaaaaaagtgTCTTCTCTTTTGGTTTAATAGCCAAAACATCCTTCAAATATTACTCATTGAaaatggataaattaaaataactcaAAAAGAACCTATAAAGCCACCCATCTGTATAGCCTACATTTGCAATGCCTCCTATCAAACATGTTATTTGAATAGTACTCTGATATAAGGTTTAAAGCTTGGAGCCATGGGACAGTAAATGTGGATCTCTCATATCAAACTTATTATAAGGCATAGCAGTCTGATGTCCAGTCTAAAAACTGACAGCACAAGATGGCAAAGCATATAATCCTccataaaaatttcagaatgATCAAATAATTTCTAGGAACCTACACTTGATTTGAATGTCTCCTACCAAGCAATggttcccaaaaaaaaaaacttggttCTCCCTCTCcagatttttgaaattttaaagtttttacaaTTGAATTTATGAGTCCAAAATACAGAAACTGCTCAGGGCTCAGCTGCTCAGGCTACATACTATTTGTTGACCATAAGTACAATTCTAGGCATTGCCTGATTTGATTGTCTAGTTATAGGACAAAAATACTGTCCTAAACTATTCAAATACTACCATTAAGCACTACACTAACGCAACTAATATTCAAGGCCCAAAGGAGGTCCAAAATTTACTAAGATGCCTGCCTAATTTTAGTCTTTTGCCAATTTGACCAAGTAAAATATTCCCAAAACTCAGCAGGGCAAAATGGTTCGCCGCTCTTAACCagaagaataactgaaatctCATTATCCAAAACCCCAATCCAGAACATAATCATCCCAAAATCATCTTTTTACATTAACCCAATAAAATTTCCTAGCAACAATCAGCTCAGCTCAGCTGGAAGGAGAACTTGTGTTTTTAATCAATcgcaacaacattttcagtGAAGCAACTAATTGCAGCAGAAAATCACTGataccaataatttttattaacccCGTCAACcccaccccaaaaaaaagaaaaaaaagaagaagagaaatatGGGTACCTCTCTGCGATTGTCAGAGAAAAGACAAGAAAACTTGGCATTGCACTTGAGCTTTAGCAGCAGAGAAGTCCAGCTTTGAGTTTGGCTCCCCATTAGGGCGTTCGAGAAGTGTAAACGATGAGATTGAGGTCGAGTCGAGTACGAGGAATTGAGAGGGTTTGTGTTGACAACCTGACGATGATGAGACTGGGACATGGTTATTCCTTCGTTGCCTTGTACCCTCTCCTTATCTTAACAACTGTCAGGAAAGTTTTATATAACAAACCAATTTAGTTCatgatatcaataaaaattggGAATGATATCAACATTTAAATACATATCAAAGGTACAAAGCCTAACAAAGGGCTGTAAAATAATggtacaaaattattaatgagcaagtgttttgttttaatatttgtattaaatataaacaactatAGACCCCTGCGGCTGATGGTCTTTGGTTTCATGGATCTGGGTCGGTGCAATGCAGCCCAACACATAAAGCATCGGGCCGATGGGTTGATGGATATTGGGGAAGTCCAAATAAATGCTGCACGGACGAGCAAGAGGTTATCGGCCGTTGAATAATGGGCCCCTCAGATGGGCAGTCGCCAACAACGTTCTACAGTTGTTGACCCACCCCACTAGTTCTCATCCAACGGTTCAAAGTCAAAATCAAGGTACCCTTTTTTGTTGACTATTATACCCcggtttttcctttttatctactcttcttctttttttctctttttctctttttccttctCCTAACATGCAAAATTACACAAAACGAAGATCCAGCGACAGCCTAGCATCGTAATTTACTCTCAACAACTTTACTTCAAGTTGCTAACTAAAGACGAGACGGTTTCATTTCagtttatttctttatctctTTCTGGATGGTAAACTTTATCCTTCCCATCCCTATCCGCTCCTTTAACCCCATTAATTTACACTTTTACCCTACTCATCTCTCACCAATCTCAAAATCAGCTCACCTATTGTAAGGATACCATTGTCATCCCACTAAAGCTAACCGGAAAGGAAACCGGGTTCAATCGAATGCAATTggtataataattttaaagtccCCAAACTCTAAATAAACTATAACTGAGgaaacataatgtaattttttcatataggTCCCTCCAATCAGATTCCTTTTCaggagttttcttttttattattatcaattcctttcaaaagttaattaataaaatctacgatttaataataaactagaACTAAGGAAACACAATGTAATTTTTTCGTATAGGTCCCTCCAATTAGATTTCTATCAAGAGTTGATTAATAAATctatgatttaataaaatacacatagaaccatcaaaattattagttaaatatacatattttcaTACTTTATGTGAGAAATTTGagtcttattttatatttctttttttttaaaattatttatagcaTAAATACGCTCTTTATGTCTTAAAGCATCACTAAgaaattcttcaaatatttgaataatttttttgaagtaattttgttttatcattattttatttgtcatatAAGCAAGTAAATAGATATTTGAAgcataaaagtaaataaaacctTTAGAGATATTCTGCGTATGTAAATATgtttatcataaattaaaaatataagttgaaccacaataaaattttaaaaaatattttgtttacttaGCTATAATAACAATATCCTGAATTAATCCATTAGAGCATAAAATATAGATattattgtgaaattattaatttattgcaaTAGAATCTTTATGATTGCGATCTCCACCCTTTTTTGGTAATCTTGCTGAAAATTGAGGGACTTGAATGATATTATCCTGCATCCGATTATACCCAAGGGGTAAAATTGTCCTTGagatcaaaatttaaaatacacaaaagtGAGGGATATTTAGGACATTTAAAGAAacataaagagagagaaagagagaaaaagaaagacagAGAGTAGCAGAGGGGTGAGAGAGAAAgtgagagagaagagaaacgTTAGTGTATTTGTTGGTTTGTAATTGTGTGTTAGttttttcagttaattttttttttaatttttttttcatatgttaGTAGGAGtgaacaaaagcaaaagcactATTCACTGACAATGGTATCGGACCAGGAGATAGCTAAAGGTGTCGAGACCCTGCTCCGACAATCCGACCGGAACGCTAGCACTTCGTTAAACGGTGTCGTAAAGCAGCTGGAGGCAAAGCTTGGGCTAGATTTGTCTCACAAGGCCGGTTTCATCCGAGACCAGATCAGCCTTCTCCTCCGCTCGCACCCTACGCCTCAACAAGTTGCAACAAACACCCAACCGCAACCGCAGCCGCAACCGCAACAACTTCCTCCaaaagaccattttacccTCCAACATCATCCGCAATTTTCTCTACCGCCACAACAATTTCCTCCCCATTTTGCCCTCCACCACCCTCACCCCCATCTTCCTCAGTTTCCTCAAGAACTCAACTTCAGCCAGCCCCAACCGTCGCAGGCTGCGGCTCCTCCTCCTCAGCCGCATTCGAACGTCAGTAAAGCTGAGGCCTTCCCTCAAATTTCGGCTGAAGTAGCTAAAGAAAAGTatgagttttttctttttttgtcattttcaaaatttttggttACTGAGATTTCCGTGTTTAAGGATTTTCGTCGTGTCAATTTTGTGTTTAGTAGTAATTTATAGTGTTTAAGGATTTTCGTTGTGTCAATTTTGTGTTTAGTAGTAATTTATAGTTACcgttatttctatttatttatttgttttcagaaaTTAGGGTTCTATAGAAATTTCAAgtgaagaaaatcaattttttttttcttctgataggaaagaaaaatcattcgCTAAGCAGGAATTTTTGGGAAAGTTATGGTAGTCTTAATACTGAATGTGTCACGTCATCAGAGCGCACAATtacttattattgttattattattatttttttttttgggttgcaGTGATTAAggtattttaacttaattaagaCTGGGGTCtgggaaaagaagaaattttggGGGTTTCATTTCTTTGAACGTCGTTGTTAGAAATTTTCACGTGATTGTCTCTTTCactttcactgttgttttgaATCCCTTGATGAGGAAAAGTTGTACCCATCATATACTGTATGCTATGCTGAAGCTCTTGTTTTTGTTCATATTTTGTGTACTTTTTATGTATTCTTTGTTTATATCTGTACTTAGTGGTGCAGTAGATTCTATGCTTCTTCACTCTGCTTGACCGTTGAATCTACTGCTCTGCAAATGCTTTGTCATATTGCAGTTAGAGTGTATGAGCTTGACAAACGGTCTGATGCATTTATGTGTGTTATTTATTGCAGTCCTCCTGTTGGAGCCAAAAGAAGAGGCGGCCCTGGGGGTTTGAACAAAGTTTGTGGTGTTTCACCTGAACTTCAGGCTGTCGTTGGTCAACCAGCTATGCCAAGGACTGAGGTTGTCATTCCTAGATCAATTAATATGATTACAACACTCAGTTATGTTGTTGATGTTCTGAAATACATTTATATCTCTAGATTTCTGAAGCCTCTTTGTTGTTTGATTCAGATTGTGAAGCAGTTATGGGCATACATAAGGAAGAACAACCTCCAAGATCCAAGTAACAAGAGAAAGATAATTTGTGATGATGCCCTGCGTGTGGTTTTTGAGACAGACTGCACCGACATGTTCAAGATGAACAAGCTACTAGCTAAACATATTATTCCACTTGAACCTACAAGTATGTAATGTAGTATAAAGtgactaattttcttttataactATTTGTATTAAGTCATTTCCTCATTGTAAATATCCACAGAGGAATCTTCTAAACGATTCAAGCCAGATGCCGAGTCCACAACCGAAGGTATGGAATCTGGTCCATCTTCTGTAATCATATCTGAAGCACTGGCCAAGTTTTTGGGCACTGGAGGAAGGGAGATGCTTCAAGCAGAAGCAACAAAACGTGTCTGGGAGTACATAAAAGTTAACCATTTGGAGGTGGGTTGCTGGTGCACTagcttattttaatttttttatttgaatttatttatttatataatttaggCAGCTGAAATTCATTTGTCTAAACTCTGGTGTGTATCTGTGTGTTCATTTCTTTCTCTAATTTGTTTGTCTGTTCTGTTTCCTTCAACAAATCTCATTTTTCCACTTGTCCCTTGAAACTTGGAGCTAGCTGGCTCTTTCACGCAAACTTAATGTTTAATGCTGGATTATTAGTCATGATTGTAGGTTGTATAACTCTGTTTAATGTATATCATGGtagtttgttttgtttgtttcttctttttcctcttctcCAATTTTGCAGTCTTCAATTGTCAGTATTTTAGTAGATTAgccatttgaaacaattccaGATCAAGTGAGAAAAGGTCTTTGGCATTAACTTTGTGTGGTGTTGATTGTGCTAGCAGGATCCTCTAAACTCCATGGTAATATTATGTGATGCAAAGCTTCGCGAGCTTCTTGGATGCGAAAGCATCTCTGCATTGGGGATACAGGAGATGCTTGCACGCAATCACTTTTTAAGGCAGTCGTGATGTCTGAGTGTTGACTGGTTAGTATAAActtcttaaatatttacttttacaTGCTTACATACCACTTAATGCATATGTATCTGTTATATCAAGCATCTGTGGGCTTGTGAGATACAAAAAAAGGTCAAACCTGGGTCTTAGCTGAAATTGCATTCCTTAATGTTGTTTGATTATCCATTTCTGAGGTCATATTGAACACATTTTCTGATGTGAATTGAACTACAAACTGTTCTTCCATCAGTATGCATTCGAGCCTCCTGTCTTGTCTGTTTGTCTATTTAATTCACTTGTGGTCTGATGTTTACTTGAAAAATGATATGATAACTCCATTCTATTTTTGCAGGTACAGGGGACCTTGTGATGTGATCACTTCTGATGGTAGAACCAATAGTGAAGACCttgttcttttttgttttatgtgcATTGACACGGCTAGATAACCGATGCTGTAACTACTTGTCTATTTGTGGATTAGAACAAGAATGTACACCATGGGCCAGTGGCAAGGATATGTTGTAGTTATGTCATTACCCTAGGTTTAGTTTTCGATGCTAATTTTACTgttgttttctcttttccaagcTAACTGCTGAAGGTAGACTGAATGAAAATGGAATGATAAATCCCTGCTATGTTTAGGAGCAATTTCAAGCGTACTGACGCTTGGTTGAGACTCTTGATTATAAATCCCGGTACTTTGTTCACTGAGTGAGACAGGTTCATTTGGTAAATATCATTGATCAGTGCCTTAGAACTGTCAGAGGCTAAAATATCATTCCATTTGGTAAATATCGACTTGTCTTGTGAGGAGggattgattttgattaaaattgcTGAAGATGTTTGGTGAGTAGGTTGCGCGGTCTTTTTCCTAATCTCGATCAAACTAGAAAGTTTCTTCAGTTGCAAGTAATGATGTAAATGACTTCTATTATTTGTCTGCTTTAACAGTTTCATTTCCACgagttgctttttttttttttaattaattgtgagCTGGTCGAGAGAGTACATTTTGTAAGTAGGGACCCGGATAGCAGCCTACCTAGTTGtttgaataattaatgataaattaagtCAAATTCTTAATAGAATCCAGgctttgaaaacaataaaaccacagtcatgaaaaataaaacgaaCAATGATGTATATAGAGTCTTTTTTGTAATTCTCTTTGAGCTCAGCTTGTCCACAATGGCCATCGCGTATCCCATAATCTTCTGGCCAAATGACGagcaaagaaaggaaaaggtACTGTCAATTTCAAAACAAGAAgctatacatacatacatacatatgaCATTACACAAACTAAAACTTGTGCAAAAGCTTCAAATAGCTGACCAGTCTAAAGGGTCCGATATGGAGGAGTGGTTCCATGAACATCTCCACATTCCTGAAtatcaacaattaattataaagcATATTTTTAGTAAATGCCTTCTGAAAAGAGATACAGGTAATTATTAACGATTAAGAGGTATGCGTGCTCACTTTATGAACACCTTTCCTTGGTAGACTTGGCAAATGTGGAAACTGAAGCCCTTTCCCAATGGCACATGTTTCTTGTTCCATTCTGcagataaataaatacatttacAGAGagaaatattagtaattaattattacctTATAGTTTCCGAATAATATGGGTACTAAAAGCAAACCTAGTCTCCATGAAACGCCGACGTTCATTCCATCATGCAGAGTTGGTTTCACTACAAACTCGATATTATTTCCCAAGCTTCTGATAAGATAAGTGAAAAAATCCAGCACTTGCTGCAAATTACGTTTGTCATCACGTACATTTTTAGCGgtctcaattaattaattttccccGGAATCTTGTTAATTAAGCATACAGTACCTTTTTCCCTTGGAGGGGTTGGAGGAATGAGAAGAAATTGCAGACACATCGGCATTCGTCACCAATTATATCCGATAACTCACGTAAACTTTGGCTTTTGATTGCAGAGTAAAGCTTCAGAACTGTTTCTAAAGCTGCTCGGTGATCATCCTCTCCTGATCCTGATGATGAGTTCTTGGCATCAAATGGCACGAAAGACAAGCCTCTGTGCCTTGAGGGTGAGGGAGAGCTTGTTGGAAATTGAATCAGAGGGTTAAGTAAATGTGGCGCAGAAGAATTGTTTAAAACATAAGTAGCTtttggaattttctttttaacagtTATTTTGTTCTTCAAATTCGTCTTTGATTGAGAGCCGAGAAAAAGGTAATTTATGGTGGAAGGGGAAGAGATTAAACTCATTTGCTagattgaaatatataaattaagaatgaaaaatgagCAGTTCAAACTCATCAATCAGAACTCAAACATATGTTtcatttactaaaataaatcaatgaaAAGAAGCGAGGAGGCAACTGCCATGCaagaaaagaatattattattattattattattattattattattattattattattattattattttataattaatgaagCGCAGTTACGTGCATATGATACGATATAAGGCCGTGAATTAAACTGCAGGTTAAGGATCTTTCTTGATAAGTTACAAAACCTATCTTGCATAATTGCATTGCATACATGCGACACACGAtggtatataatataatattaggATGGGTAGCTTGTTTCATTTACGAGAAATATCGATTACGGGCTCCGTATTAGATGGTCCGGCTGCGTTGTAACTCCTCTATTCTAGAGTATGGTTGATAACCGTacgattataaaaataagtattaaatctACATTTATTGATATGGTCTGACGGTCATCATCAGTGTTCTGCGGTGGAGCAACTCCCACTGCCATGTTAGATAGAAACCTGGCAACAAATCTTTCAAACCTAATCATGCCACATCTTATGGATTTTCTCACttaatataacaataattgatcaaattttaatatatagataaatGTTATGAGACATGTCTCTCCACCCCTTGATTTAAGTAAGGGAAATTACCTGACAACCACATCaagaatattgaaaatatacgTAGTTACCATAagtttttgataatatttcaaaagtatctcaaattttagatttatatcAACCAATGACCTTTCTGTTAACTATTGTTAATGAATCTAAAATAAGACTCGTTTGCCCCTAAATTCATTTTACGAAGGTAAAACAATACTATGGGAGCCCCGATAGGtcaaatagttttttattttaaattatatagtgGTGGCTAATGGAGTTAACGAAAAAATGACTagttgatataaaattaaaatgtgatAAGATTCTTAGATATTATCAAAACCTCACGGTGGCTACTTGTACTTTACAAAAGCTTTTTCCTACATCAACATATGAGGAGATAATTTACGGTATCGACATGCCACTTGAACTAACTTCAAATTTGATACATGTTACCAGCACAAGAAGCACTAAACACCCATTAAGAGCACTAATTAGGGGAGCATAGTATTTTGTGATAAGAACTTTCGTGAATAATCTGAACACATTTGCATTGTATTCTTTTTCAGTTGACCAAGTTTTGATCCCATTGATTTTATTGGTAAAGAATTTAAAGAAGACAGTTTTGAAACACGTTTAGCACCATTTTATGATTTGTAGAATTGTATTTCTTTTACCTAAGGGTTTGCTTcccatagttttttttttttcaaagaaaggTCAAGTACAATTATCATCAAGTGGTGGATAACTAAGAGAAAATGTTATAAGATATCTCTATCTATTTCTTAATGTAAGTAATATGTGTTTCACACTAATGACTTTAGGGAGTGAATTACAAAAGCATATATTTGACTTTTGTGTGTGTATCACATCTCTTAAAACATTTATGTGTTGTGCATTACACCACTCAATTTACAAGGTGTTATGCTCACAACACCATAAGATTCAAAGAATATATTGCTAACGTATGACCAATTGATTGCTTCATTGCCTATAAATATCCATCATCATTTGTAATCACATTTAATTCACAAATCAAttgataaatgaaataaagagCACTTTGAATACTTCCCAATTAATTTCACAATGTAGATACACAAAAATGAACAAGCAAAAGCCCATGTCATTGggcccaaaaataaaatcatgcaATGCAAAAATGTGAGCCGGTTGAAAATGCTTTCCTCCTATTATTAAGGACAAACAATCATATTTACAGGATCCTTGAATTCATATGATagccatgcatgcaaaaaaaattagagtgatgatacagccacaaacgtataaatttattttatataaattgatgtggtat contains:
- the LOC102627600 gene encoding uncharacterized protein LOC102627600; this translates as MSQSHHRQVVNTNPLNSSYSTRPQSHRLHFSNALMGSQTQSWTSLLLKLKCNAKFSCLFSDNRREEQARKALESALGGKKNEFEKWDKEIKRREEAGGGGDAGGGGWFGWGGRFGWSNGDHFWQETQQTSLAVLGIIIMYLIVAKGEVMLAVFFNPLLYALRGMRNAFTLITSRFLQKASPSGPKNEVYSLLSAKERVLRKWGSD
- the LOC102627106 gene encoding alpha/beta-gliadin A-III, which gives rise to MVSDQEIAKGVETLLRQSDRNASTSLNGVVKQLEAKLGLDLSHKAGFIRDQISLLLRSHPTPQQVATNTQPQPQPQPQQLPPKDHFTLQHHPQFSLPPQQFPPHFALHHPHPHLPQFPQELNFSQPQPSQAAAPPPQPHSNVSKAEAFPQISAEVAKENPPVGAKRRGGPGGLNKVCGVSPELQAVVGQPAMPRTEIVKQLWAYIRKNNLQDPSNKRKIICDDALRVVFETDCTDMFKMNKLLAKHIIPLEPTKESSKRFKPDAESTTEGMESGPSSVIISEALAKFLGTGGREMLQAEATKRVWEYIKVNHLEDPLNSMVILCDAKLRELLGCESISALGIQEMLARNHFLRQS
- the LOC102612221 gene encoding uncharacterized protein LOC102612221; the protein is MSLISSPSTINYLFLGSQSKTNLKNKITVKKKIPKATYVLNNSSAPHLLNPLIQFPTSSPSPSRHRGLSFVPFDAKNSSSGSGEDDHRAALETVLKLYSAIKSQSLRELSDIIGDECRCVCNFFSFLQPLQGKKQVLDFFTYLIRSLGNNIEFVVKPTLHDGMNVGVSWRLEWNKKHVPLGKGFSFHICQVYQGKVFIKNVEMFMEPLLHIGPFRLVSYLKLLHKF